The DNA region GTGTGACACTGTATATCATGGTTATTTCAGCGATAAGATTTGAGTCCAGTTCAGCGACCCATTGAACTTAGACATTGAGAGAATTGATAATAATGACCCATTAttatcttaaaaaataaaagcaagcATCCCTATAAATTAGCACAAAAATGTTACTGAACTCAATATAATTTATGTACACTTTTTACTTTATAGTATTTATATTGAAGATAAGGTGAAATATATGTGCAGAAAAAATGTTGATAAGGCTTCTCAAAGAAATCCTATAAAAGCAGGGAATGCCTCGGAAAAATCACATTGAATTGTCAAGAATTGAGAAATGCTATTTCTCCGGACCATTTTTTTCCTGGCATTGCTGGTGAGTATTTCCAGAATGACACAGCTATTCAGAAATTAATCCTGGTTTAAATCAAAGGCATTTGCCAGGACTAATCCCGCAGAAAGAAAAAAGGTAGCAATTTGTGAGTTTTTCCAACACGTTCACACGTTCCAAGATGATCAGTTGGAAGATTCGGTGATTCTGATGAAGAGACTTCTGGAGGAAATGGTCACAGCTCTCTTGCCCTATCCTGAGTACGCAGATTACAAGGAAAGAATGCAGGCCTACCTTGATCGTGGAAAGACTATCGTCAAGTCAAGTTCATTGCAAGAAAAGATGGCATATTTTGAAGGATTTAATGAGGGTGGTGAGATGCCAATGTTAACGGGGTCTCCCGCCAAGAAACAAGAGCTTACAAGGCCCTTAAATAATTTCCAATCGAACATGATTTTCAATGTGCTAACAGAGTTTCACAAAAAACTAATCAAAGCTGCTGGCGATATGGAGCGAGTTGTACGCCTTTCAGATAACTCTTTAGAGGGGGATCTATTTAAACTGCTCGAGCAATATCGGTCGGAGGGCTTGGGAAGCTTGACTCAAAACATTGCCTCTCGTATCCTGGCATTAAAACATCAATATCAATGTGCTTAGAAAGGAAATTTAagcaattattattatattttaaacaaataaaatgattaatataatataatatacaatatgtataaaatatataacaaatattgtgagcaataacaataacaataaacaaatatgTTTGTAAAGCATATCTTTATATTTTTGGCTTTCAGCAAAGActgtaaaaattataactaGACGTCAGATTACAGGGGAAATCACTTTTTAAACTGCACTCTAAAAACTCACATAAAACTATAATTGGTTTAAACTTATTACGATTttatgataatatttataaactgTCAAGTATCCAACCTTTAGTTATCAATCTTAAACAGTCAAAGGTAACTTTTATGTATAACACAGAAAATAACTGTTATCAAAAGTAAAATCATTGAGATCCATCAACCCTTTTGAATTTTTGAAGCTTTTAGTAAGTGTGTATCCAACCTACAAGACTGTTTAGCTGATAGTAAGtaaaatgttaatatttaCGACATATTAACATGATAAGATCTTGACATTTCAGCTGATATCACAGCATGTTTTGTGCTGAGAATGATATAGCGCTGGTTGCATAACAGGTTGATGATACTATGGGAACGGAGTAGCCAACTGACCGAAGATATTTCCATGGAGCTGCCACCAAACAATCGTGTCATGAACATATCCAATTGTGGCATCAGCTCAGCTGCTCCAGCACGTTGCTTCGGTTTATCAGTGGCACGCTCTTCTagattccgattccgaacTACTCTGTGGCCATATAGCTGCGGCTATACCCATACCCAAAGCTATATACCTGCCGAGTCGGCCGCGTAAAGAGAGCCGATCCGACGAGCTGATCAGAGCAGAGGTATAGGTATAGGTAGAGGTACTGgtagatgtggatgtggaGTGGAAATGAGCAACGAACTGCTCCGCTGGCCGCAGCTTGTGTTTCTGCTTTCAGTTTCATTTGAGACGTTGACGCGATCGCCAGCAAAAAACAGGCAGCTGCCAAAATCGCAGCCAACCAACTTCGAGCCGCGCAtgagaaatatatattttaaacggGTTAATCCAATACACAGCCGAAAATCGAACGCTCTTAAttttataaactttttttctttCGCTCGTTTTCCCATAAAAGTCGAGCGTAAATTTCAGCTGCAAGTGAATTTCTGTGCGGTGTTGTTGTCGTGATTTGCATAATCTGCAAGTTAATAAACAATGCAAAGAAGTGGGCAAAACTCATAAATAAAGTGCACCGCTTAAAGtgtaattaaaattcattGAGATTTTTTTTCGTGCGCACAGCAAGGAGAAAAACAAGTTTGTTGCCTAAGttatttgttttgaatttcgaaaattCGCCAAAACATTTAATAATAAGTATTCAAAAAAAGCTGGAACGCTGTCTTAAGTCCAGGCCACGTCGACAAGAAGTTCCATAAAAGGCAAGTGCAAGAATAAATTAAAGCagctttaattaaaatatttaaagccaAATAATAAGTGTAGGAAATGAATAAATTCAAAGcagaaaaataaactaaatagaTCCAATCAGAGAGTAACAAAAGCAATCCGGAACACGTAAGAATAAAATGTgaatcaatttaatttcaatagATTATTATGCAGCAATAAAAGTTTATACTTGGCTCAGTCCAACGTTTAGTTCTACCAACTGAATCCCATTAGTTTAACGATTGTTAATTGTTGTTAGGTAAGCCAGGCCCAATAGAACCCTTCAAAGGGCTTTTAAAGCCCaaacaaaacataaacaaTCAATTGGTTTTTCAATGTCAAGAAAATCAACAATAAATGCGCGTGGGTTCTCTAAAGGGTCTGACCCCCCACCTCCCTAACTCAACGATCTCCACAAATATTCAACGCTGATGATCGTCAAATAAAGCTGCCACAATTAGAGTGCATTTTAAGTCGATTCAGCTGACACGAAGGGGCTAGTCTGTGCGAAAGGGGCATAGAAACGCaatttgaatttataattttcgcaattatttttcattaatttgCTGTGGCCATAAAAACGGGCAGAATAACGTCCGAGTGATATAAAAATCATAGCGAAAATAAATGCTTACGCGTCTGTTAATCACATCTCGTCGACTGACTCCACGTAATTGCAAAAGCTAcagcaaaaaaattaaagcgaaaagaaatatgtaaataaataaaaaccgaCAACGTGCTCGCCTCTCTAATTTGTTTATAGAACCTTTTTGTTGGCGCTGTGTATTTTTTATGAGCCCCAGCGAATCAGCTGCTGACGGCTTTTGTGGCTGATTGATGAACTGGCCCAGCGGGTTTTGTTTTTCAGCTTTTTATCTAAGCACTTTTCCTTGATTACAAAGTAAAGTGCCTATAAAAAATGAAGAACCCCATTGAAGTTTGCACCGTTATGGCCCACTCTAATCACGCTTGAGTTTCAATCTTTAAGTACATTAGAAATAATGGAATGCATGGACTGTCAATCATTATATTATTACTTTACGGTGTGCTCGTGTTCTTCTATGCATTATCTATATTTTCAACGCTCAGtaatatttatgtacatttcttgcccaaaaatatatttttgtttataaataacCCTATAAGTTTTTACTTTGTTTTGGTTCTtagtaaaaatatatttgctgCCAAAAAAACTTTCTTTCCCCAAAAACTCTTACTTTCTTCGGAACTGAGGAGTTCCGCTTGGTCTTGTAAAATCTTCCTAAGAATTACGTGACCTGCAGAGgctgaaaattttaaaactaaacCCCCACAGCATTAGCTCGAAGATTACTTATGAATGGGGATTGTGCAATGGTTTTTAACTTTTAAGCCGATAAAAGCCAAGTATGGAAACAACAGACGAACGTGTCTTTAACGAATTTATCATGGCAAAGTTTTATAAAAGAGAAAATCCGGACTGGGGAGACCTCCAGACCTCAAGAGAGGCCTATGCTCTGGGCATTAAATTGCATGATCCCCCTCTGACCCCCAATCGAGTGACCTTGCAACGCACGAAAATGTACAAATCAATTTGAAGTTGATTCAGGCAGCCTGCCAAACGAGAAAAACGAACgcagaatattttaacttaatTTATTTCCATTTTACGCATCAATGCGATACTTTTGGATTTCGGCTTGAGTTAATATTTCAtttcggtttttgttttttttggtttttgttttttgcggCTTTGCATATTGTTAATTAATGGCAGCTGCTCGTTTTTTTTGGAGGAGGCAAGACGCCCCTCCATAAAGCTTTTTTACGCTGCACATCACGAGTCGAGAGCCAAGAAATCAATCACTCAAATTGATTTGTGGGTAATTTGTTATTCAAACAACTCAAACACAAAACGGCTGCAAAAATGCAGCAAAAAGTTTAAGTACACACAATGGCGAGTTCAAAGGAATATCAGCATATCATAAAACCGTTTGCATGATGCCTTAACGAATGTGTTAATTGCATTtgcttaattaaatattataaattgatcaaattgAAGCCAAAGAGTTAGCGTGTTCCCTCCGGCTTAAATCAagtttaaacatttatttttattcacaAATGAATTCACATGTGTGAGTTTACACATCCACGAGAAGtcgttttttttcttctttataGCAAATTTGCTTTATTGTCAACGTCGTCTTCGTTTTCTGTGTTTCTATTTTCCTCACCTGCAGCAGGTTTAACAAAACCTTGACCATAtctttgtatatatattttaaatacccTACCCGGTTTTTTTATTCCAACGAGTTACTTGGACTTTTAGTTGATTTTCGGCCAAACTTTTCATCAGATACACGTACTAGCATTTTAACTGTCTTTTATCTGTCTGTTTATATTAAGTGATTTGGATAAGTTCCAAGCATCAAGGCTTATTTTTACATAATTGCATGACttttgcaaaatatttttggctCTACATAAGAAGCATGttatcattttttattttaaccaAGTTACAAGgcatttttttaagtaatgTGGCAATTGATTTTTAATCTGTCCGATACaacatgtattttaaattaattacttaTATTGCAACCAGTTTTGAATTATTTTCTAACAAGGCAAGCAACAGATTATAGATCAGTTTTAATGTACCTAATTATCGAATCTTATTTCATACATTTCCTGAAAGTTCTAGTTCTGGAGGTTAAtgatttcatttcatttaaaaaactttcgaaTTACATTAACAAATTTAGCATATAATTTCCCAGAATTTTGTAGCTAAATGGAAATTTCCTCATAACTCTGCTCTGGCAATTTGCTATAAATGTTCGATTTGTCAGgcataattatttaaaatgattttaataacACGATAATAATCACAACGAGCAGTCACAACATTTCACTTTTTCACATTGCGAAAGTGTTGAAAAGAAGACAgacggaaaaaaaattaaacaccAAATCTatagaaaaactaaaaataacgGTTCAACAAAAGTGAACTCGAAATAATCATGAATAATTGCGTCAATTAAGTAAGCGAAAGAAGTCAACCAATCAATCATCAATCATTGAACTCTCAAAAGCTTtccaaaaattgtattttgacATATTTTGTCCGGTTATTTTGGTTGCAGACTTTGATGGTGACAAGTGCGGATTGCTAGAGACACATACTTATAAATCAAACGAAATGATTTTAAGAACGCGGCTTTGGCTGGGAGTGCTCCTGGTGGCGCTACTCCTGAGTCCCACAGTTTCTGCCGAGGACGAGGATTATGGCGGTGAAATGGTGGGTTCCAGCCTGGGAGGCAGCGATGATATCTACGACCCAGCTCAACTGGATGCCGAGGTGGAAAAGGAGATGGAACAGCATCGCAATAGCCTGGAGGAGGATCAAACCGAAAGCCCCCAGACCATGGAGCAGGAAATGAGCACCATCCGGCCCATGGAGGGCAGGATAAACACAATGGCTCCGTATTCCGAGGAGAACACAGCCTCCGAAATGATGGAGGATGCTCCAACCCAAAACCGGGTGTCAAAGGTGGACAAACCTGCTAAAGATTACTATTACGAGGACGGGCCcgaggaggaggtggtggcCAGTACCACAACCAGAGCGGCCACCACCATGATCCCAGAGTATGTGCGCCAGGCCAAGGCGGAAAGATTCCCGCAACGTGACCAGGAGCACAGTACATCCGACTATGGAGAGGAAGAGGCCACCAAGTCGGTGGATGAGCAAGCACCCGCTGATCAGTTCTACCGAGTAGAGCATCAGGAACCCATTCCCCAGGCTCAAGTTCAACAGTTGCCCAGTCAGGACAAACCCAATCCGTTTAAGTACTCCACCGAAGATGAATACTACGATGAACCGGCGGAGGTGAAATCAAATCCCACGACTACCACGACAACCTCAACCACCACTGAGGCTCCTTTGCCCATTCTGAGGGCTCGTTTCGGTGGCTTCCCCTGGGCCACCACCCAGGCACCCAATCCTCAACCCACAACCTCAACTACCACCTCTTCgaccacaacaacaaccaccacCACGTCAACCACAACAACACCCAGTCCCAGAAAACAGCCGAAACACATCCAAGTGTCCGGTGTCACAAAGCCGGAATTACTTCCCGCGGATCAGCTGCGCAACTACATCAAGGATGTCTACATCCGCATGCCCCTGGCCGTGATTGTGGATCCCTCATCCGCATCTTTGGAGCAGGCGAAGCGACTTTACATAGATGCTTTGCAGGACAAGAACATCGACATCAAGATTGTCTTGGTAACACTTAATGGAGACGGTGAGTCAGTTAATATAATGCTTCTTTAGGccattatatttatatatatatatcgagTAATGTTAAATTGATACTTAGAAAGGGAATTTCTTCGAGAACACTTGTCGGCTTAGACTTAAAACAAACCCAAATCGTTTGTGCTTAGAACTAGGCTAAAATTATTTAGATGCCTCCTAATTAAACTAACTAAATTTCCCTATTATAGGTGCCCCATCTGCCTTCAGCTTCAACAATACCCGCGAGTTCATCGCAGGCTTGAACAGCACCAAGGAACACGAAGGAGGTAACTCATTTGTGGGCGTTCTCCATGCCGCCGAGCTGGTTCCCTACGACAGTGCCGTTTTCATCTCTACAGCAGCGATTCCACCGCACACGGAACTGGTCCAAGATGCAGCCATCACCCTGCTCAAGAAGAGGATCAGGGTGAGTTGATCAACCCCTAAGAAGATTCCctaaataaatatcttttcAAACCCCAAAATCTAAAACATTACAATCCCTGAATCTCTTTAGCTTTTCCTTCTTTGGTACGGTGAGCGATCGGGCAGCGAGAACGAAACGGAGGACGCAGTGGGCGGCATCCTGGGCGAGGTGGCCATCCGATCTGGTGGCGAGATCATCCACATAGTGAGCACCGAGCATGGACAGCACATAGCTGGCAATACGGTGAGATTTGAGCGCGATGATAGCAATAGCAGCCAGCAAACCTGACCCGCAATTGGGGTAATTAAAATGTGCGAGCCAAAGCAAGATTCGGCGGGGAAGGCCTAGGTGTTGAGAAACTGAAAGTGGCAACCAGATCCAGCCGAGTGTTGCCCAAGCAGCCAACTGAGACGGAGCCACTTGGATTACCTCTCCAGTGGCCAGGCGGCAACGGCAACCGCGACAGGTGGTGCTCAAGACCCCGCGACTTGTTGTCGATGATGGTGCATCTTTTGTTTGCTGTGCGGCCACTGCAAAACTAGGTTATGGAAAGAAAAGTGAAGGGCAAGTCTGTTGGTAGAAAGGAAGCCTAGACAAAAATGCCGAAATTAACCCACACAGCGAAAATGGCAAATCAAGTATTTTGTACTCAAATTCTGCAATGCGGAACAAGAAATCAACTTAATTCGAATTTCCTGGGTTCGGAGGAGCTCAGTACCTCTCTAGTTTATCTAATTCATTAACATACTAACTTTAggagtttaaaaaaattaaagcaatGGTGCTTCGATCCAGATTTCtaagaaaatgtttatattggTCCTTCAAGCCGAATTTACACGACATTCTTATAGAAGTGTCATTTAATCTGTCTTTATCTTTCAGCTCACCCTGGTGGCGGACGCGTATCAGGGCGTCCAAGAGTTGGATCTGCCGGTGGACACTACGTTGTCCAGTCTCCATGTCCGTATCGATGCGAATATGAGACGGGCCACGATGGAGACGCCGAATGGTGGTTAGTCTTTCTCGAAAACCGAGCTATACAAGCACCGACTCCAATTGCTCTATCGCACCTACTAACGCAGGGTTGTATTTTAGTGTTTAGCGAGTTAAATGTGTAGGAGTCTGTGTGCCAAACCTACCTAGATCCTAAGTCTAATCCTCTTGATAATGGCACAAGCTTTCAATAACTTCCCAGATGGAATGACAACTGTACTACTGTGTAATTTATGTCCTTAGCTCGTAAGATTCATGACTAACCCCCAATGAATCGCTGCTCTCTAATTCCAAGTCAGCTATGCTGATCCTTGTATATAGCCGAAGTCCCAACGCTTTCCTTAACCAAAACGCTAGTATAATAATAATGCTCAACAAAACAACACTTAACACTTAACTGTAGTACAAAGGAATTTTCAATATATATGTTTACTGTTTTACAGATACAAAGTAATAAATGTTTTAGCTTTTAAGGGTCCACAAATAAAACGAAAACGATAAAAAGCAAACTGATTTAACACTTAACCACACAAAGATAACGATTTTAAATGACGACTGCTTATGGGCTATAAACTACTTAGCCAAATACCTGTATTACCAACATTATAATACAATATTATCAGTTAAAATCGATTATTTTGTGTGTGAAGCTATACAACTATATATTTTTCGGAATTCACCTTAACTTTATATCCGCACTGTGTGTTCTAGTCCCTTTTGTGTTTCGTCCTCAAAGGTGAgtattaaaaacatatatatttgtaaaCCATTTTAATCTAGAGCACTTTCAACTGTCCGGCACAAAAGGCTTTTGTTGACTAACTTAAAACGTAGAATGGTTAGGAGAATGGATCAAATATAACGAGCGTTCCCTTAGATTAATCATACGCCACGTCGAACGACTGTACGAAGTCCAATTTTTATATTGTATAGGCTATTAAAATGAAGATTGCATAGGGTCAGACAGAAAATAATTATGACTCAAAAACGATGGAACAAAACGCGTCTCGAGTCAAAAACATGGGCTTATCGCACAAACCGAAAATAACTAGTGAAAGTATTGCAATCTTTTTATAACTTTTCGAACAGCCGATTATAAACAAAGTTATCATCCGGAAGTTATCAATACAAGCGCACTCTATACATGTGCACTCTGAAgaaatcaatttttggggaggTTTTTTTCATTGCCTTCCTCAACTCCAAATGAATTGTGACCTTTTCGGAGaggtttttatatttaaaaaccgACTCAAATCACATATATTTCGTAATAATATAtgtaaattttcaaaaaaaattggccAACAACTAGACATTTGCGAATAAATCTTCCTTTTGCAGTTGTTTATTTTCACTTCGTTTGGGGTTTcttttatatcttttaaaatttctttttttttctcctTGAAAtcacatatatacatacatttttaataacaaaattAGGCGAATCGCCTCACTGTCAAGGGCAAGTAGAAAAAGTACCCAATTTTCGTTGATTTTGTACACTTGCTGGCTATGTCGTCAGCACAGATCTAGACCGGCAATTAAAATAGCTTCTTGTCAACACTTTAGCGGCGTTTAATCGTTCGTAATTCGCTGATTTCACAAGGAAAAACAATTGTTTTTGTCGCGATTTTTGTAGACGTGTTTTTTTTACACAACAACTACGGCGCAGCTGCCAGGCCAGGGTTGCCAAGGTCTTGTAGTAGCCTCTGGTTAGCCgcaaaatttgtttatttaatgtctgctaattaataattatCATTGCGGTTTTAAATTACACGTTTTGAGTCTCACAAATTTAATGTTTATTGcacaattttaatgttttaacTGAAAGTGGTACGAACTACGAAGGTCTGGCAACGCCGGGCAAACACCTGTAACAGCTGTCCGCGCTGCGTGTTGAATGGCAAACAGCTGTTcgatttttgtttatttttgtgtttacCTTTTTGTAGAGATAAATTTGAAGAAACTCGCCAAACTCAACGGAGGTAATGTATCCGAGACGTCGAATCCTCAAGAACTGGATGCCTACGTACCCCTGAATAAGCTGCGACGCGCCACAACTTTCAAATTGAAATTACAAGCCGAGTTGGACGAGAAATACAATGTTTTCGTTCGCGCCGAAAGAAAAGCGGATGTGTTTTTGGGTGAGTTATTCTATAACCAAGTAACAAACAACCCGGCGGTGTCGATTGCCACACAGAACTGAGCCCCAGTTAGCTAATTGATTGCTCTGGGACTCAGTTTCGATTGATAAGAGTCCGGGATCTGTTCTGTTTGCCCGAATGAACACGAATCTCGGGCTGATAACCGCTCTTCAACCTTGGATGGAAACGTCAGTGCTGACGCCATCATCgcaatattttcatattatgACAAAAACACGTGTGCGCATCTGATTTTATAATGTTTTTCCTCATTTTCCCACAGGCGACATCATCAAACGAATCGATAGCTACTACAAAAGCGGTCAAACAAAGCCCAAATCGGCCAAAATCCAGTTTCCCGACAGGGAAAAGGACACCGAGAAGCTGGAGGAGGATGTGGACTCGCCGAAAAACGAAATCGAAACCTTTTCAGAGAAGGAAATCCAAAGATCTACGAGTCTGAACCAAACCCTGTTGACCTCCTCCACGGGACAGCCGAGGAGCACCCTAAATGCAATGCTCCTTCAGCGATGTGGCACCAAAATTGAGTTGGGCACAGAATCCAAACTTTTGGTGATGGCTGGTCAGACAGCCTCGCTGCTTTTCGAGGTCACCAACATGAAAACGGAGACAGTGTACTCCACCATTCAAGTCACCGACGAGCGGCGCTTCCTAGTCCAGCTGAGTCCCACCAGGTGCGAGGTGTTTAAAGCCAACTCTTAGCTAGTtaattaagtgattttgacCTTGTAGATTGAACCTGCGCGCCCAGGAGACGGCCACAGTGCGTCTGACTGTTTTGGTGCCGACTGGCACAGCTCAGGGCACCACGGACCGCATCACCTTCACCAACTATGGACGTGAAACCTCCACTTTGGCAGTCAATCTTAAAGTGGTGACCAGTATAGATGCTCAGGTATGTATAATCGGCCATTAGTCCTCCGTTATCGTAATATGTTGATGTAATTTCAAGGACTCAACTGGCCCTACTTTATCGTGGGAGTTTGGCAGCCGTTGCGATTATCTCACGCCCGAATCCCTGAATTGCGGCGAGCGTTTTTGGACGCTGGATGTCACAGCTCAGGACTGGCAGTCGGGCATGTTGCGTTTGCAGGCTACGCCGCCGGAGGGACTATTCTACAGAAACTATTACACGGCTGGGAGCACAGAGCCCCTGAAGGCCACTTACATGGCTTCTTGCTGCGAGCCAAAGGTATCACTTGTCGCTATCGATGCGGCAGGCAATCAGAGGAGCCTGACCATCGATGT from Drosophila subpulchrella strain 33 F10 #4 breed RU33 chromosome 2L, RU_Dsub_v1.1 Primary Assembly, whole genome shotgun sequence includes:
- the LOC119545995 gene encoding uncharacterized protein LOC119545995, translating into MLFLRTIFFLALLAFARTNPAERKKVAICEFFQHVHTFQDDQLEDSVILMKRLLEEMVTALLPYPEYADYKERMQAYLDRGKTIVKSSSLQEKMAYFEGFNEGGEMPMLTGSPAKKQELTRPLNNFQSNMIFNVLTEFHKKLIKAAGDMERVVRLSDNSLEGDLFKLLEQYRSEGLGSLTQNIASRILALKHQYQCA
- the LOC119545993 gene encoding uncharacterized protein LOC119545993, whose protein sequence is MILRTRLWLGVLLVALLLSPTVSAEDEDYGGEMVGSSLGGSDDIYDPAQLDAEVEKEMEQHRNSLEEDQTESPQTMEQEMSTIRPMEGRINTMAPYSEENTASEMMEDAPTQNRVSKVDKPAKDYYYEDGPEEEVVASTTTRAATTMIPEYVRQAKAERFPQRDQEHSTSDYGEEEATKSVDEQAPADQFYRVEHQEPIPQAQVQQLPSQDKPNPFKYSTEDEYYDEPAEVKSNPTTTTTTSTTTEAPLPILRARFGGFPWATTQAPNPQPTTSTTTSSTTTTTTTTSTTTTPSPRKQPKHIQVSGVTKPELLPADQLRNYIKDVYIRMPLAVIVDPSSASLEQAKRLYIDALQDKNIDIKIVLVTLNGDGAPSAFSFNNTREFIAGLNSTKEHEGGNSFVGVLHAAELVPYDSAVFISTAAIPPHTELVQDAAITLLKKRIRLFLLWYGERSGSENETEDAVGGILGEVAIRSGGEIIHIVSTEHGQHIAGNTLTLVADAYQGVQELDLPVDTTLSSLHVRIDANMRRATMETPNGEINLKKLAKLNGGNVSETSNPQELDAYVPLNKLRRATTFKLKLQAELDEKYNVFVRAERKADVFLGDIIKRIDSYYKSGQTKPKSAKIQFPDREKDTEKLEEDVDSPKNEIETFSEKEIQRSTSLNQTLLTSSTGQPRSTLNAMLLQRCGTKIELGTESKLLVMAGQTASLLFEVTNMKTETVYSTIQVTDERRFLVQLSPTRLNLRAQETATVRLTVLVPTGTAQGTTDRITFTNYGRETSTLAVNLKVVTSIDAQDSTGPTLSWEFGSRCDYLTPESLNCGERFWTLDVTAQDWQSGMLRLQATPPEGLFYRNYYTAGSTEPLKATYMASCCEPKVSLVAIDAAGNQRSLTIDVRDVYLNEAAIAAICLGVILLLLLIAALIWSIVWCCRRRKTTLELPTYRSHSTRSME